The genomic interval ATTACGGATGGCCTCAAATATTGAAGTTAGAAGACTGGCCTCCATCCATTACATTTGAGGAGCTGTTGCCACGTCATAATGCTGAGTTTCTTAGTAGTTTGTCGTTTAAGGAATATACAAATCCACGTGGTGGCTATTTAAATCTTGTTGTCAAGTTGCCAGAAAAATCAAATCATCCAGATACAGGGCCCAAGATGTGTATAGCTTATGGAAACGCTCAGGAGCTTGGCCGTGGTGATTCTGTCACGAAGCTCCACTCTGACATGACGGATGTGGTATGCTTGTGTTTTTAGGATATTTAATTATAGTTAGCTATGAACTTATTGTATAATTATCAATGTCATTGTTTAAGGTTGCATGAACTAACATGTTTGGACAATGAAGCTTTACTATGCTGAAGAGTTCAAaaatattctttttatttttttgttgCTAAATATCCTCTTTTTTTTCTGTCATTATCTGGCAAAACTGCTCTTAGACTTTTATTAGTAGTTTTTCATCTAActgaatataatatttattagtAGTTTTTAATCTAACTGGAACGTAACATGTGATGTTGATGGTACAGGTAAATGTGCTTACACATATTCAAGAAGTAACTTTTACATCTGCTCAGCAGGCTAAGATAGATAAGTTGAAACAAAGGCACATTGCCCAGGATAAAAGGGAAATTTTTGGAAGTGAACAGATAGTGAACAATAAGGTCGAGAAACAGCAAGATGTGAATGAGAAAAAGAGAACAGAATTGGATGAACATGCAGGAAATATTGATGTTGGAACGTGGGATAACAATGTAGAGGGTATTGAGCACCCAGGGGGAGGTGCTTTATGGGATATTTTTAGAAGGCAAGATTCTCCTAAATTGGAAGAATATTTAAAGAAAAATTTCAGAGAATTTAGGCACATAAATTGTCGTCCTTTAGACCAGGTAAAAGCATTTTATTGATATTCCTTTTCATGTATTGCAAATTCGCAATATGTTATCGCAATCTAGGAGACCAGGACTGTTGATCAGTTGTACATTATTAAATTTCTAGGTGCTGCAATTTTCTAACACTTGACGTAATTTCTGATTATATTAAATTAGAGAGTCTATACATTAAGGACTAAAGTGATATTGTCTGTTTCTTTTCATGTAAAGAATACACGTGATATGGTTTTTTGAGGCCTCTCTCCAGTGGTAATTGGAATTAGTTTTTGAAACTGATTTTTAAATTTTCCAGGGTATCACTGGATTTGCATCTTTCTGTATAGACCATTTCATAAGGAAGTGAAAGTATGGACTGTGTTTATGTCACAGACAATGGTTAAGATTGTCGAAAAGAAAAGGTTAAGAAATTAGATAATCATATTTGCTTCCACAGATTTTAATAGGAAATATAATCATGCCAAGTAGTTTACTCTAGTTTCTTAATTGCTTTAGAGCTGGTACATAGGGGAGCCATATAGTGCTGATTGTGGATCACAGGGAGGAAATACAAAGTTTATTGTTGTAAAAGCATCTTCTTGCCCGTCATTTGTTATCCTGATTAATTGAAAACCTTATTTTGATTTTATGACTATTAGTTGCTCTTATTCAATATCATTAACACGGTCTTATTAAGTCAGTGTACTTTTGGTCACGAATCACAGTCGACatgtttttaaaaaattgttGTATTTTGTGATGAGAAGAACTGATTTCATGTAGCCTGTTTATTTGTATATTTCCAAAGTTTTGTGCTTAATGTTTTTGATCGTATAGGCTGTTCACCCGATTCATGACCGGACATTTTACTTGACTTTGGACCATAAAAGAAGGCTCAAGGAGGAATATGGTAAGATTGACATAAATTTGAAGCGTGTGTGTTTGGTGGGGGGGGGGGTGGCTAGCCTTAGCCGAGCTTGGTGTATATATCACTCAAAGTATTCTTTTTGCAGATCCCTTGGCGATCCAACCTTCTACATAGATATTGTGCACTTCAGATTTCTGTAAAAAATATATTATGAATATCTCTTAAAGTAGCAAGTCAAGCAAATTAGATGCTCTCACCCTCTAAATTTTACCGATAATCTAGATGATGAAAGCTACATCATTTCACATTAAACTTGAAACTGTATATATTGCCATTTGTCACAAAAAATCTTGGTGAAGTTATGAATGAAGGTGATCTTGTCTTGAGCAGAGCTTAGCTAAGGCTTCTTGCATGGTCCCTTTTCCCTATTGTATCACATATTTTGATTACAAATTATGTTTATTTTATTTAGGAATAGAACCATGGACATTTGTGCAAAAACGCGGAGATGCAGTATATATACCAGCTGGATGTCCCAATCAAGTTAGAAATATAAAGGTAATTTAATTAATGATGTTGTCTCTTTTTTGTTTGACAGAATACAAGTGCTACCTTCTCATATGAGCTGTTCAATAAATGACTACTCCGCAGACTTAAGCCCTGTGATTATGAACTTGGTTTAACCATATCGCCCTAATTTAATCTTTTTACCATCTATGTAAAACTTATATGTATGAAGAATTATATACACATCATTAAATTACAGAGTAACATAGATTTAGGAAATGGACATAATATACACAGTAATAAATGAAGTATATTTAGATATAATTTCAAGAGTGCCCTAATTCTAACTACAgtgttaaaatattaatattagaTCCTGGAAAGTGCCTTTCCTCTAACACGTTGAGGTTTTTTTTCTCTCCTGGAAAGGGCTTTCCTgtaacaccttaaggttttagagttccttaacatggtatcagaTCCAGGTTCTAATATTAAGTATTCTAACATACATATATTCTAGTATATCATAATTACTTAATGTATTTTTGTTGTTTTGGTATTATTAAATAGAGTTGATAGTGTTATTTAAAAACAGTAGCGTTGATAGTGAGGGGTTGAGTTCAATAGTTTCATCTTAAGCAGCTAGTATGAACAAGTGATGGGTAGTAATGTCTAAGTGTTAACTAGTTTAATGTCATTTTTTGACCACAATCTCATTTATTTATCTTAATTATTGTACTAGTTTGAGTTATAAAATTTTAAATGGTATTATGTAATCCTAAAATTTTGAAAGTAACGAGTTTTGTAATTTGGTAGTATTATTTAGGTATTTATTTTAGCATACACTTGCTTAATTGATCTTCACAATTTCAGAGTAACAATTCAGTGATTTTGACATATGTAGAACCTTTACAATAATTTCCCTCTTATATATAATTGATAGGCTTGAAATAATTGACGTATCAGTAATTTCTTTCAGTATAAGCATATTATTTTATCTCTTAGAGTTGTTGTCGTAAGGTATGATTGAGAATCACCCCCACCTTATTGTGAGATTGGTGAAACTAAATACTTAGTCTTACATATTGAGTTATGTTTAACTTAACCGAAGCTTGATCAGATGAATGTTGGTTTGTGAATTCTGTCAGATCTTAGTTACTTTATTACATAACATTCTTAAGTGATAATTTCAGTTTGTGATGGATCTTGTAAGTTCTTTACACAACCTACaattgttttttgtttttttataaataGTCTTTGATTGTAGTCACGAGATCTATAGGGGTACCCTATTTGAATAAACGAGATTTGTTGTTACACGTCTTGTAAAAATAACGTTCTCTCTAAAACATGACCTATTTACTTGTAAATATTTTCACGAATTATTGACAATTATGTAAAAGTTACACGATTTAGATGATGTAGCAAGCGAAATAGAACTGTGATATTTAATAAAGAAAGTAACTTGCAAATAATGAATCGGTCCTAATATGATTGAGGATAATCAAAGAAAGATACATACACACGCGGATTTGTTACTGCATTACTTGGGCTTTTTCTTGGTAATGAGATGTGCAAAGAAAGGTACAATTCCTTTTTGCATTTTTCAAGCAGCTCCATTATAGCGTGACTGAGGCACCTTTTTGGTATTGGCCTTCTTTTTGTGTTCATGAATACAGATCCTATGGACCCCTTAAAAGATAAATGGGCGAATTTCAGAATTTATTAGATTAGAAAGCAACATACGTAATATAAATGGAAACCAAAATCTCCAAAACAGCTAGTTTAATTACAGAGGTCCTGGTTCACATATGATTTAGCATATCGTTTTTTTCATGGCATGCACGTCTCTCTTGAGATTAACATATGATTTTTCCCGTATTTGTTCTATGATTCCATCACCAATTGTTTACTACAAGTAAAAGTATTTAAGTTAGTAGTTTGTGAGCGGGCCAATGGATTTtgtttcttttaaaactcttatCCAGTCCACCTTTCTACTTTCTTCATTGGGGTTTGATTCAATATATAATTTAGAGTAAATAATAGTACAGTCAGCATTCTGTTTTGGCACATTTTGTGCTCAGTCAGTGCCCAGCCCCTGATAGCTCGCACTGATATTTGTATTCTGACAGTCATGTATAAAGGTCTCAATGGGATTTGTCTCGCCTGAAAATGTTTCTGAGAGCATTCGTCTTGCAGAAGAAATTCGCGTCCTTCCGCAAAATCACAGTGCCAAAGTTGACAATTTAGAGGTCTAAAATTGCCTAAATATACAACTTGCATAATTTTACATTGTCATCTCTTGTTTAAATTTCTTTTTCTTATCTTACAACAGATTAAAAAATTGATTCTCTATGCAATTGCACAAGCCGTTCGGGATTTGGAGAAGTTACCTGCGTAAGAGAGAAATATTGCTGGTTCTATTTACCTAATTTAATTGTCTGCACTGCTGAATTTTTATGTCTTTGTTGGGTACTATACTGTTTTCTTACATTATTCTTTTCTCGCTGCAAGTAAAATTTGCGGGGACAAATTTTTTCTGTCAATTTATGTCTTGTGCGTCGATATATCATATACATATGTATGTATACATACAGTTATACACACACTCCGATATTTCAAAGAGAATTGGGGGTTCTCCGTGAGGGTTTTGTAAGTTTGGTTCTGCACTAATTTTCCTACTTGCTTATAAAGTCAATTTCATTTGTTTTTAGTTTTAGTTTTTTTACAAGATATGTAATTTACGTTTTTGGGATATGGAATTTTGATGAATTGTATTATGTCCTCTTGGATGTGAAGTAATGGAATTAATCTATAGTTGATTGCAAGTTTTCCCTTAATCATGATTTTTTATACTACGGTATATGCAGCAAAAGTATGAGGGACCTCACTGCAATTTACACAAGGAAGAAGGCAGCGGATGGCTTAGTTGTCGACGAGACTGTCAATGATGACAATGCAGTGGCCATCAAAGATGACAATGCAGTGGTTGCACTTCATCCTAAACACCTGTATGCATTCAGCCGTTTCCTTAACATTTCTAGTTTTTATAGCTACTGCATTTATTAAAGTGACATACCTGCTTTATGGTTTTGGGAAGATATTTACTGAGAAGAAAAGAGGGTTTTTCGCTTGTTCATTTATATACATATGTACTTTCAGCTTTACCTTTTTCATGGTGACACTATTCCTATCAACTATCAAGGTTCCATTTTTTGTTGTTATTCTGAATTGACAATGTTTATTTGGAGTTTTCCTCAATTTACATGgattaaacaaatcagtatttcCTATCCATGGGGTGATAGTGATCCGTCAGTTGCTGACTGACCTTCAATTACATTTTactataaaaaaattatttttgggatttgaCGGCATGATATATAGTGAGCTCACTTGGATGTTTACTAAGTGATATATTTTGACAAAATAAGTGTTTACCTCGATATTTAACCCCCTATGTTAGGTATTGCTTCATTATACGATTGACACATTGCAGAAGTAGGTCGTATGTGTGTGACGTAGCAATCCTTGGGATTCGTTTAAGAGGATAGGGAAACAGTTAGAAACTTTGGAGCGAGTTTATGCATGTTGGTTAAAATGCTGACCTTATCAAAAGTTATGTTGGTGGTTAGGTCATTATTGCCCAAAAGGTGGCCTTTTCTTTAATGAACAAGTTGTGGGTCCTTTTTTGATTATTTAGAAGTAGAGGATGCTCTTACTTTAAATCTACTCATCTTCTGACTTCAAAATAGGTAGCACGAAAACATAACATTTTCAGGTTCGAGTTTATGCACAATGACTCATCTGTAACATAGTTTGTTATATAGCTCATTAGTATTTGCGCAAGCCCAACTCCAATTAGTAAAGAAAATTAAAGCTTTTGTGTGAGCACTTCATATTTTCAAGACTGAGATCTTGTAATTGTGTGCCTTCGCTTTGCAGCAAAGACAGCTTTCAGTCATCATATTATTCTTCGTCAAAGTTGGCTGGTAAATCATTGGAATCTGATACAAAATCTGTGCCTTCCACAAGTGACAAGGTGGTGAAGGATTGTGGGCAGGGATCTTTAGCAGTTGAAAATGTGCCTCGTGAAAAGGGTGCGAAAGAGGTTCCTACTAGCGATGATGATCCTACTACATCCAAAATTGACTCTGTAAAACAACTTGTCGAGGTAATGTAGATGTATCATTCTTGGCTTAATTACAATTTATCCCCTAAAAAGTATAGTCTGATGTGATGTACACATGATGAACCCTTAAACAAAAAAGTTGTAAATTTTTGCCCCTTAACTATAAGTTTTGTACACTTCAACCCTTCTACTCATTTTTTTCCAATATTGCCCTTAAGGGTTGTATACTTTTACCCCTTAACTTTGATTTTTGTACATTTTAACCCTTTAATCATTTTTTTGAAATGCTTGTTTTGATtcttataataaattattaaaatttactTAATATCTAacttttttaataatattattttcatTTATTAAGTAGTTTGTACAATTTAAGTAAGTTTACATAAATTATATCGGTTATAATTGCTCATATCGAGtcaagttctatggagaccacgtATTTGTTGGAGACCACGGAGTGTTGGAGACCACGGAGAGTCGGAGACCATTTATGTTCTGCAGCTAAAATCTTGTATAAAAATATTGCAAAATgtattattttgtgaattatgttctacaaagatcattattttattcaaaatcttgaatatcatacaTGTACGGCATGTAGAACATTACAAAATGTTTTATTCTacgaaacatgtttagtttgcagaataTTTGTTCAAATTGCATAACATACACATTATatttattaaacttaaatgatcttgaacaattttaataaaatagtGATATTCGtaaaacatacttcacaaaataatatatttcatagtgttttgattgcagaacataggTGGTCTCCGAGGTCTCCATTAAAAATGCggtctccatagaacttttcTCATATCTTGAGATATTAAtagtattttataatttttgcaagattttatcgtaagtaaatttaataattcaaataagATTCACCGAAagtaaaataatataattatacGTAGTTAACTATTATATTATACATATTTCTTATATTCATATTATTTGataaataaaaaatgaaaagaaaattATTAACGAACAATGTTGCCCTTGAAGTATATAATTGCGGATATAATAACCCTTTAGGCAAAAAATGAAAGAAATTTTTAACAAAAGGGTTAAGTGAACAAATCTCATAGTTGAACGGTTAAAATGTACGATTTTTTTCTTTAAGGGTTCATGTGTATGTGTCATATCTTAAGGGTCAAGTTATAATTAAGCATCATTCTTTACCCTTTTTGTTTTTCACTGATCTTTACAAGTATTTTAATGAGCTGCAGGTCGTTCCTAATACTAGGAGCTCGGGTCAGCCGGTCTATCCTCCTTCCACCTTGCATGATTCTCCAATCATCTCTCACCAAACTCGTTTATCAATCCCTATTAAGACGGTTGGGTTCTTTAAACAGTTGGAGGACTTGCTTCAAGGCAATACATCTGATTGGGCTCTTCCTCCTCAAATTCAGCTAGATGAACAGACCATCTGTGACTACGAGCGGTTGCTGAAGACGGGATTGTCTGGAAACCTTAAAGGTCTTTTCAAAGATTCAACATATCAGGAGTTTAGTGAAGCCTTGACTGGTTTATTGGCTTGTCGAAGGATTCCTTCAAATTTACATCATGGTTTTTTATCTCTACGCCGAGACTTGCCAAGCTTAGCTAGTAGAGTCTTGAAGCTTAACAGTGAAATAACCCAAGGCATGTTGCAGAGGAATAATAGGTCCACAATGAAGGAACTGGAAAGCTGCCTCCATAAATATCGTAAATGTGAGGAACAGTTGCTAAAGTTGGAGCAAGAAAAAGAACACAATGTGTCAGAGATAGGTAGGCTAAAGGCCAGGAATCAAGTCATCGACTCCGAAATTGCCACATACACTGCGGAGGCTGATGCCTTGCAAAAGGCTTCTGCCACTCAAAGCCTAAAAATAGCCAACCTTGATGTTGCAGGAGCACTAGATGAGTCCACTCTCGAGCGTTCACTCGACGAGCTGATTAATATGGAGAATGAGTGGAGAAAACGTGTTGATATGTTGAACTTCTGATAGGAATCTAGTATCTGCTGAATGTTAAACTTTTGATCTGATAGGAATCTAGTATCTGCTGAAGTTCCTCATGTGTTGCTGAAGTTCTCAGTGTAAGTCTGTAACTTATCATTCTTAGCATTCTATGTAGTAGCAGCTGCAAGTACATCCTCAGCTCCCAACTTTGTCACAAGCACACATCCACCATCTGGCCTTGGTAAAATAGAAAAATTTGTTATTATGAAACTTTGAAACAAGTGAAACACATTTCTAGCTATGGGTCTTTTATCGGTTCCGACTATATTCACAGGTGTAATTTGGTATGATTAATTTAATGACACTGGAGTAGTTAATTCAAGGGAAGGGAGTAACTTGGCATGTGTGCAAACAGGGAAAGTAGTATGGTCCAAACATAATTTGCCCCAAAATCTTACAGGGAAGGTTATGATTGTCAGGACCCAGGGGTCTGTATGAACAACATAATTAATTGAATTAACAATAACAAAAATACAAAGCGACTACATTCATGTGATAGTGCAGTAGAAATAGCCAGTCTAATTTATGTAGTATCATGTTGGCTGGGTTCTTCCTACAGAGTTAGGAGATAGTACCAACTACAACCATGATAAACCATCTTAGGGAGTACATAGATTGTACAAAGACCATGATAGGAGTAGCAGATATAAATTTACCACATGCAGAATGATACTGCCAAGAATGATGTTGAGGGGTGAGTTAAATTACCTTAATTTTGCAAGTTAAGTTAATTTTGTGACTTTTTTAGGAGGGGGTGGAAAACGTGCCCAAAAACAATATAATTTCTGTTGAAAAGTACGTAGGGCTCCAGGCCCTACAAACATGGGGACATAGGAGCGGATGGTACTGAGAATGTTGCACATAGACAAGTGAAAAATTGAAACTGCACATGAATCCTTGGTGAAACCTCTTTACTCTCAACTCTCGGGGGTTTTATTTCAAAGTGCCCACTGTACTTGTCAAAAACTATCAATTGGCTACCCAATCTTTACGGAGACTCGTTTTGACCActaaaatcaaaatatatatcACGCGGTTAAATcttgaaaaaaaattatatgaaAATTAACGAAATCGTAATAGGTAAATGATGTGTGACCCACATGAACTACAAAAAGTAACATTATGCttctttttattaattattctaACAAATCCATCAACGGTTCATTAAATTTTAGGTCATTTTGTTTCCAAAATTTATCAAAGTGATATATATAGTGATTATAGTGGCCAAAAAGAATCCCCGTGGAGATCGGGTAGCCACTTGATAGTTTCTGAAAACAATGGTGGGCACTTTGATATAACTCCAGTGGTTATATAAGTAGTATTTCTCATATTTACCAAAATGTAATAACAGTATGGGAGTACACAGTGATAAATAATAGCGAAAAGTAGTTAAATCCATACTAGTTAGTATTCATTTTAACAGATATTAGTTCATTAGGTAGTTGTGGTTCAGTACCGGATAGTATCCCATCTTGGTAAGTTCATTATACATAAATTTCTCCTTTGATACATGTCTATGTCTGAAACAAAATTTGTCAAACAGGGAGCAAATTTGTAAGCAAACAAACAAGAGGTCTGATGCATAAAAATTTAGCACGGTAGCCACTCAAAGGGTGTATCAGTGCTCATTCATTGAAATAAGTGATCATATGCAGTCACTGCTTCACACCGGAACAATAGGTTCCTATAAAATGTTagtataaattaagtgtttatcTAGTTAACTATGGGGAGCTACATGCACAGATACAATGTAAGTTGGTGGAGCCAGGGAAATGGTCCAAGGCATAAATGTTAAGCAAGATATTTTTATACTTTAATTGATTGGCCGGTGACAGTTGTCAAAATAACATATGTTGTTGTTGACAACAACAATAATACTACTAGTAATATCCTAGGGATGGCTGCAGAGCAATAGGTACTAACAGAGAAGTGATACCTGACTGATTGTGTTTTGTTTCACAGGGTAAAAACCAAATCTACTGATTCATCGCGGATAAGTAAAATATACGCAGATCTTACCTCTATTTTTAAGACGACGTGCATCACCCTTGGGGAGGATAGCAAATGAAACAATGCTGCTGATTGATATGAGGTAAGGAGAAGGATGAACAAAAGCTAAGCTAgctttatttaattaaaaaaagacaattcagtatatatacttcTCTGTACAACATTGTAACGAACAAATCGAAGAAAGATATATATTAAtctaaaaaataaaaaagtagGAAGATGGACTATTCGGTAATGTGATGCTTGTAGTTTAGTCTGAAAGATGATTGGAATAGAAATTACTAATGGTGTTGTCTGACTGAGTGAGTCAGTCCAAAGCATTAGGACCGGCACAAGCCTTCAAAACAGGACTCCAGATCCACTGCACCAGAAATTTTCTACCTCTTCTACCATGTAAATTGAAGGTCCTCCCTTTTCTGTCCTTCATCACCTGTCCAATGTAGCCTCCGCCTCCTCCTGTTCCGTACAATCCCTCGCATAGGTCCCCAATCTCTGTCGGTGCTGTTGGATCCTCTCCAGCGTACCACGCGTTCACTAGTGGATTAGATGACAGCTCTGCTAGCTCATGTCCGATCACACTTATCATACCATCAACTCCTATGTCCCCATTGGGCGGATGCAGGGCTCCAGGCCCTCCTCCGCCCATGTAACCAGGAACAGCAAATGGATACGCGCATACCTCAGGGCATTGCTTGATGGAGTGCCCTATCCATGCGTAAGGGAGTGTGTAACCAACTTTTGACGGAAATGTAAAGTAATGGAACCCACAAACAGCGCGACAATAGTCTTGCATTGTCACATCATCAGCAGTAAGAATGAGGTAGATCCCGGTCTTGTGGTCTACTGGAAAAGGCTTGGACTTAACCGCAGAGGCGATAACATCCTGGACAGTGAGCCGAGTCAGGTCCTTGCCGTGGGAGTACAAATGGTCAGTGTACTCCCCGGCAATTAGTACAGTTCTTGAAATGTTGGCGCCGGTCTGGTCAGTATAGAGCGAGACCGTGCGCCACCAATCCGAGACAGAAGGCGAGGGGGAACCTTTGGAGGAAATGGAAAGGAGAAAGTCCTTGATAAGGAGCTTGTGGGGATTAGCCCACTTGCCATACCAAATTAGATAAATGTTGATAGGAGAGGAGAGCACAGGGCCCATATGGTAGCGGAGATGGACTAAATCAGACGAGCCTTCGAATTTTTTCGAGGCCGAAAGGGGATTCGTCCTGATATCAGGAAGCTTTGCTTGTGGGTTGTACACTTGGTGGTTACCAACATCAAGAAGTGTGGTGCTGGTGGCAGTAGACTTGCTAGTTCTTGGTAGTGAATTAGCATTGTGAAGGAAAAAGAAGAAAATGAGGAAAGAGTACAAGAAGAGAGGTATTGACATTTTGctaatttgaaatttgaaatgcCTAGATTGGTATACTAGTGAAGTAAAAGAACTGAAATAAATATAGTGAATGAGGAGGGTTTGGGAGGAAAATAAAAAAATGGGCTGGTGACAGCTGCTTGGCATGATAATATCAAAGAcataaatgtaggtgaaagatGGTGTTTATTTTATGAGATGGTCCTGTTGTTAACTTTATTCAATTACTTGATAACTGTGGACACTGGCTTTAGCCCACCCAACCCCATGTGTGTCAGTTTTTTCACCCTCTCTGTTTTAGCAAATCTTGAACTTGTTAGTATTCTAAGGTGAGATTAACAACTACATATGGGGTACTAAATCAAGCATTAGCAACTAGACTTGGCAAAGGCCTTGATAAGTCTTGTACTGAAACCCCACCAGAACATTTTTCTTAATATCACCCACCCCACCAAGGCATCCTTTTACAATTTGTGAATGCACACTAGTAGTGTAGTGTGGGTGGTAGTACTAGTACCATCAACTTGTCTTTTTACATTATTTGAAATCTCAAGCTGTCAAACATGTAGGGATGCTTGCTACATTCAATAAAGCCACATCCCTTTTGGACATTTAAATTTTTATCTTCAAAAAATTAATTTATGCAGATTTCGTTCAGATATCGTAGTTATGCAGCTTAAAATACGTGTAAAAAGTAAAAGCAATAAGTTTATCGGAACACGGGCAGTGTTAACTAGTATAGATATGATAAGATGGAATGTCTTAATTAACATCAAGTTCTTCCTAATCCTAATATAGAAACAAAAGTTTTAGGTTAATACTGAAGTTGATGTTTTACTGTTTTGTCTTAATTAACATCAAGTTTTTCCTAATCCTAACACAGAAACAAAAGTTTTAGGCTAATACTGACGTTGATGTTTTTACTGTTTTAGCAAAGGAAGTTATGATTTGTTATGATCATTCTAAGCTTCTTTCTGAATCTAATCCTAGACTATTATATGGTCAAGAAATTGTATTAGAAAAAGTATGCTGCAGGAATGGAGGGACTTTAATCTTAGGAAAAATACCATGGTATTTTTTTTCTGGTTGGTTATAAATCATAGTTTCTGAATGCAGGTCAAGATTACAAAATGCAGTTCAAGTATATTACTCAAATGACCCTCCTAATTTTCTGTCAAACACTTGGACAGTTAATCATTTTCTAGGTTTTTGTTAATCATCTTCTAGTTTTTTGTGCATACGGATGACTTGAaatgtatacatgtatatattataatattttaacagTTAAATGAATTAACTTGTATTTGCAGGACAACTAATAATACTTGAACTTATATTTTACACATAATACATTTAACCTGATATA from Apium graveolens cultivar Ventura unplaced genomic scaffold, ASM990537v1 ctg2796, whole genome shotgun sequence carries:
- the LOC141700703 gene encoding lysine-specific demethylase JMJ27-like isoform X1, which gives rise to MRGFVETKQQKIKALMSKLPNQKHSQETDDLGSKQSEKTVKKSTDLGQQICIVNSSSDDNDENSEKIESSSGSRKRIRRANVKGKKGRGKKGGFQKQNRSGGDECGDSGAKDEGFVQENDNLGGGFDGEGQDKELKKKSSDFVVLEGQDFEKLGGSGYQGFRDEMEVSERNGKQKKVNYQETTELRRCQKKNVKIIKNVDNEELDEFSPEDDLFPKRRKKSLTNKDGGGNCRTQTRGQKRKETDTNKSLTDENGEPLQVMCHQCRRNDRDRVVICGNCKLKGYCVHCMTTWYPTMTEDDFARSCPVCQINCNCIRCLRMKVPQGDKKKLNLSMSFTNEEKIQSSKYIVSTLLPFLKQFNEEQMREKHIEAQVQGLSLSELEVEKAKRGLGERMHCDNCKASIADFHRSCTNCAYNLCLVCCQELRDGCLQGSQEEMNIKILDPGSAYMHGGNLKSSSGISNETTGEDRHPASTLYIQVKASNEDHSRSTSQWKPLKDGNIPCPPNTSGGCSKGILKLLCLRGKDFVLKLLAGAEELSYKYKLITETPGQRCSCFDSVGEIGTNKLKSLKAASREDFSDNYLYCPAAGELQAKDSSHFQYHWLKGEPVIVSNVLESTRGLSWEPMVMCRAVRQIKHFNRSQLLDVVAVDCLNWREVDVNSRQFFNGYLEGKFDNYGWPQILKLEDWPPSITFEELLPRHNAEFLSSLSFKEYTNPRGGYLNLVVKLPEKSNHPDTGPKMCIAYGNAQELGRGDSVTKLHSDMTDVVNVLTHIQEVTFTSAQQAKIDKLKQRHIAQDKREIFGSEQIVNNKVEKQQDVNEKKRTELDEHAGNIDVGTWDNNVEGIEHPGGGALWDIFRRQDSPKLEEYLKKNFREFRHINCRPLDQAVHPIHDRTFYLTLDHKRRLKEEYGIEPWTFVQKRGDAVYIPAGCPNQVRNIKSCIKVSMGFVSPENVSESIRLAEEIRVLPQNHSAKVDNLEIKKLILYAIAQAVRDLEKLPAKSMRDLTAIYTRKKAADGLVVDETVNDDNAVAIKDDNAVVALHPKHLKDSFQSSYYSSSKLAGKSLESDTKSVPSTSDKVVKDCGQGSLAVENVPREKGAKEVPTSDDDPTTSKIDSVKQLVEVVPNTRSSGQPVYPPSTLHDSPIISHQTRLSIPIKTVGFFKQLEDLLQGNTSDWALPPQIQLDEQTICDYERLLKTGLSGNLKGLFKDSTYQEFSEALTGLLACRRIPSNLHHGFLSLRRDLPSLASRVLKLNSEITQGMLQRNNRSTMKELESCLHKYRKCEEQLLKLEQEKEHNVSEIGRLKARNQVIDSEIATYTAEADALQKASATQSLKIANLDVAGALDESTLERSLDELINMENEWRKRVDMLNF
- the LOC141700711 gene encoding protein EXORDIUM-like 5, with translation MSIPLFLYSFLIFFFFLHNANSLPRTSKSTATSTTLLDVGNHQVYNPQAKLPDIRTNPLSASKKFEGSSDLVHLRYHMGPVLSSPINIYLIWYGKWANPHKLLIKDFLLSISSKGSPSPSVSDWWRTVSLYTDQTGANISRTVLIAGEYTDHLYSHGKDLTRLTVQDVIASAVKSKPFPVDHKTGIYLILTADDVTMQDYCRAVCGFHYFTFPSKVGYTLPYAWIGHSIKQCPEVCAYPFAVPGYMGGGGPGALHPPNGDIGVDGMISVIGHELAELSSNPLVNAWYAGEDPTAPTEIGDLCEGLYGTGGGGGYIGQVMKDRKGRTFNLHGRRGRKFLVQWIWSPVLKACAGPNALD